One genomic window of Branchiostoma floridae strain S238N-H82 chromosome 4, Bfl_VNyyK, whole genome shotgun sequence includes the following:
- the LOC118413635 gene encoding small integral membrane protein 8-like — protein MATEKSGDPKPEAKPPSSAGPRSPGLRHVQTTTLFRVVNPELFMRPNKMVMAFGLVTITGCIAYLAYMNASKENQRDQLYVNVSSDGTETVQRRRSKWD, from the exons ATGGCCACAGAAAAGAGCGGTGACCCGAAGCCAGAGGCAAAGCCGCCATCGTCAGCTGGTCCCAGATCCCCTGGACTCAGGCATGTCCAGACAACCACCTTGTTCCGAGTCGTCAACCCTGAACTCTTCATGCGCCCG AACAAAATGGTGATGGCCTTTGGGCTTGTGACAATTACTGGATGCATTGCCTACCTTGCTTACATGAACGCCAGCAAGGAGAACCAGAGGGACCAGCTTTATGTGAATGTCAGTTCAGACGGCACAGAAACTGTACAGAGGAGACGGTCTAAGTGGGACTGA